A window of Roseobacter fucihabitans genomic DNA:
AAATGCGGTGTTTTCACCGTCTCCCGAGGGGATCGATCTCGCGCATCGTCAGATCGCAGCCTATGAGGACGCCTTGGCCGAAGGTCAGGCCGTCGCCGTGGTCGATGGGCAGATCGTTGAGAACCTTCATGTTGCCATCGCCCGTAAAACACTGGCAAAGATGAACGCGATAGACAGCTTAGGCACGGAGTAAACCCATGGCTCTTTTAATCGTCGGACTGATCCTTTGGGTCGGGACACATTATTTCAAACGCCTCGCCCCCGCGCAACGCGCCGGTATGGGCAATACGGGCCGGATCGTGACCACGATCGGCATCGTTGCGGGCCTGATCCTGATGATCATCGGATACCGGGCAGCGGATTTTATCACGGTCTGGAACCCGCCCGGCTTCCTCACGCATGTGAATAATACGCTGATGCTCGTTGCGCTCTGGGTCTATGGATCGAGTGCGGCAAAGGGTGCAAAGGCCTGGCCCGCTTATAAAACCCGCCATCCGCAACTGCTGGGCTTCAAGCTCTGGGCTTTCGCGCATTTGCTGGTGAATGGGGATCTGGCCTCGATCATTCTCTTTGGCGGATTGCTGGCCTGGGCCGTGGGCTCGGTGATCCTGATCAACCGCGCTGAGCCCGATTGGACACCGCCCGCACCTGCGGGCAAGGTCACCTACATCAGGTTGGTTGTCATCACGCTTGTGCTCTATGTGCTGATCGCGGCGGTGCATGTCTGGCTGGGCGTCTTGCCCTTTGGCGGCTGAATTTTTTGCGGGGACCCAGATGAAACTCTATCGATTTCTTTCCGAAGAGGACACCTCGACCTTTTGCCATAAGGTGACGGAAGCGCTCAACAAGGGCTGGGAGTTATACGGCTCCCCGACCCAGACCTTTGATCACGCGGCGGGTCTCATGCGCTGTGGTCAAGCGGTGGTAAAAGAAGTGAGCGGCACCTATACGCCTGACACCAAACTGGGGGCGCAGTGATGGGTACGAAAACCAACGCGGGCCGCTTTTTTGAGGATTATAGTGTCGGGCAGGTGATCCACCACGCGGTGCCGCGTACGGTAAAGATGGGCGAGCGCGCGCTCTATCACATGCTCTACCCGGCGCGGCATGCGCTCTATTCCTCGGATCAATTCGCACAGGGCTGCGGTCTGCCGTTCAGCCCGCTCGATGATATGATCGCTTTTCATGTGGTGTTCGGCAAAACCGTGCCGGATGTGTCGCTGAATGCGGTCGCGAACCTGGGCTATGCGCAGGGGCGTTGGATCACGCCGGTCTGGCCGGGTGATACGTTGCGCTCGGTCTCTGAGGTGATCGGGGTGAAACAGAACTCCAACGGCAAAACGGGTGTGGTCTGGGTGCGCACGCGCGGGCTGAACCAACATGATGAGATCGTGCTGGAATTCGTCCGTTGGGTCATGGTGCGCAAACGCGATGTGGATGCGGCGGCCCCTGAAACGGTTGTGCCTGATTTGCCCGAGGCGGTGGCCGCCAGCGATCTGGTGATCCCCAAGGGCCTCGATTTCAGCAATTATGATTTCACGCTGGCTGGGGAGCCGCACCGTTGGGGGGATTACGGCGTCGGTGAGCAGATCGATCATGTGGACGGCGTCACAGTTGAGGAAG
This region includes:
- a CDS encoding MaoC family dehydratase, which gives rise to MGTKTNAGRFFEDYSVGQVIHHAVPRTVKMGERALYHMLYPARHALYSSDQFAQGCGLPFSPLDDMIAFHVVFGKTVPDVSLNAVANLGYAQGRWITPVWPGDTLRSVSEVIGVKQNSNGKTGVVWVRTRGLNQHDEIVLEFVRWVMVRKRDVDAAAPETVVPDLPEAVAASDLVIPKGLDFSNYDFTLAGEPHRWGDYGVGEQIDHVDGVTVEEAEHMMATRLWQNTSKVHFDTSARPDGTRLIYGGHVISMARALSFNGLANAQMVVGLNGGAHANPCLSGDTIRAWSEVLDKAETSAPGVGALRLRLVATKGGAPFELRGADGKYLPDVLLDLDYWALVPV
- a CDS encoding DUF1737 domain-containing protein is translated as MKLYRFLSEEDTSTFCHKVTEALNKGWELYGSPTQTFDHAAGLMRCGQAVVKEVSGTYTPDTKLGAQ
- a CDS encoding NnrU family protein, producing the protein MALLIVGLILWVGTHYFKRLAPAQRAGMGNTGRIVTTIGIVAGLILMIIGYRAADFITVWNPPGFLTHVNNTLMLVALWVYGSSAAKGAKAWPAYKTRHPQLLGFKLWAFAHLLVNGDLASIILFGGLLAWAVGSVILINRAEPDWTPPAPAGKVTYIRLVVITLVLYVLIAAVHVWLGVLPFGG